A genomic stretch from Vibrio neptunius includes:
- the tatB gene encoding Sec-independent protein translocase protein TatB, with protein sequence MFDIGFWELVLISVVGLVVLGPERLPHAIRSVSRFIGAAKNMANSVKDELSHELKVQELQENLRKAEKMGMEDLSPELKSSVEELKQAAQDVQRPYASKSAPTPTSVETEMDKPSITEAKHSIDAVEPLDTEPAPQADKKAE encoded by the coding sequence GTGTTTGATATCGGTTTCTGGGAACTGGTATTAATATCTGTCGTCGGGCTGGTGGTCCTCGGTCCAGAGCGGTTGCCTCATGCGATTCGCAGTGTGTCACGATTTATCGGCGCAGCGAAAAACATGGCAAACAGTGTGAAAGACGAGCTTTCGCATGAATTAAAGGTTCAGGAACTGCAAGAAAACTTGCGTAAAGCTGAGAAAATGGGGATGGAAGACCTATCACCAGAGCTAAAGTCTTCTGTTGAAGAACTCAAGCAAGCCGCGCAAGATGTGCAGCGCCCATATGCGAGTAAAAGCGCTCCAACGCCTACCAGCGTTGAAACTGAAATGGATAAACCGTCCATTACAGAAGCGAAACACTCCATAGACGCGGTCGAGCCACTGGATACCGAGCCAGCACCTCAGGCAGATAAAAAAGCCGAATAG
- a CDS encoding GNAT family N-acetyltransferase, with amino-acid sequence MSVEYRLGTLEECVEIVTTIKEFIHKESVESLSERLEGKQHLIQVAEENGQLLGFKIGYEIDENTFYSWFGGVSPLARNKGVAQKLLDYQEIWVKKHAYSQLKVKSRNQFPSMLRLLLRNGYLIEKFEVKDPLDESRIHFVKQF; translated from the coding sequence ATGAGCGTTGAATATCGACTTGGCACACTCGAAGAGTGTGTTGAGATTGTTACGACTATCAAAGAGTTCATACACAAAGAAAGCGTAGAAAGCTTGTCCGAACGATTAGAAGGTAAGCAGCACCTTATTCAAGTGGCTGAAGAAAATGGCCAATTACTTGGGTTTAAAATTGGATATGAGATCGACGAAAACACTTTTTATAGCTGGTTTGGTGGGGTATCACCATTGGCTAGAAATAAGGGGGTAGCGCAGAAGCTGCTCGATTATCAGGAGATCTGGGTCAAAAAACACGCTTATTCTCAACTAAAGGTGAAATCTCGTAATCAATTTCCTTCCATGTTGAGACTCTTGCTTAGGAATGGCTATCTAATTGAAAAGTTTGAAGTAAAAGATCCTCTCGACGAGTCAAGAATTCATTTCGTGAAACAGTTTTAG
- the hemN gene encoding oxygen-independent coproporphyrinogen III oxidase, with amino-acid sequence MSQQAVASQQIVWDQAILDKYNYSGPRYTSYPTALEFHEAFTIADYDMACTEYPERPLSLYIHIPFCHKLCYYCGCNKVITRHAHKADEYLDVLEQEILTRAALLQGRKVTQLHFGGGTPTFLTQAQISRLMNILRAEFSFEAESEISIEVDPREIELDMLDHLRQEGFNRLSIGVQDFNKEVQKLVNREQDEAFIFAMVERAKQLGFRSTNLDLIYGLPKQTQARFADTLAQVLEMQPGRLSIFNYAHMPQLFAAQRKIKDEDLPQAEEKMAILQDTIATLTNAGYQFIGMDHFAQPDDELAVAQRNGILHRNFQGYTTQGQCDLVGFGVSAISMIGDAYAQNQKELKKYYAQVNEQRHALWKGLSLDSDDLLRREVIKQLICNFKLDKVAIETEFNVQFNPYFSEDLELLQTFIDDELVEVDHKEIRVTLRGRLLIRNICMCFDKYLRAKARQQQFSRVI; translated from the coding sequence ATGTCTCAGCAAGCCGTCGCAAGCCAACAAATAGTGTGGGATCAAGCCATCCTAGATAAGTACAACTATTCTGGTCCGCGTTATACGTCTTACCCTACCGCGTTGGAATTTCATGAAGCGTTTACCATTGCCGACTACGACATGGCTTGTACTGAGTATCCAGAGCGACCACTGTCGCTTTACATCCATATTCCTTTTTGCCACAAGCTTTGTTATTACTGCGGTTGTAACAAGGTCATTACGCGTCATGCCCATAAAGCAGATGAGTATCTCGATGTACTGGAGCAGGAGATTCTGACACGTGCCGCCTTACTGCAAGGACGTAAGGTGACCCAGTTGCATTTTGGTGGTGGTACACCCACGTTTTTGACCCAAGCCCAAATCAGCCGTTTGATGAATATTCTGCGTGCTGAATTTAGCTTTGAAGCTGAATCAGAAATCAGTATTGAAGTCGATCCGCGTGAGATTGAACTCGATATGCTCGATCACTTGCGACAAGAAGGCTTTAATCGCTTGAGCATTGGTGTTCAGGATTTCAATAAAGAAGTTCAGAAGCTGGTCAATCGTGAACAGGACGAAGCATTCATTTTTGCTATGGTTGAGCGTGCGAAACAGCTGGGCTTCCGTTCGACAAATTTAGATCTGATTTACGGGCTACCGAAACAAACTCAAGCTCGTTTTGCTGACACACTGGCTCAAGTGCTTGAAATGCAGCCGGGTCGCCTGTCTATATTTAACTATGCTCATATGCCGCAACTGTTTGCTGCTCAGCGCAAAATCAAAGATGAAGACTTGCCACAAGCAGAAGAGAAAATGGCCATTCTTCAAGACACTATCGCCACCTTGACCAACGCCGGTTACCAATTTATTGGTATGGACCATTTTGCTCAGCCGGATGATGAATTGGCTGTAGCTCAGCGTAATGGCATCCTTCACCGCAATTTCCAAGGCTATACCACGCAAGGTCAATGTGACTTGGTTGGCTTTGGTGTTTCTGCTATTTCGATGATTGGTGATGCCTATGCGCAGAACCAGAAAGAGTTGAAAAAGTACTATGCTCAGGTCAATGAACAGCGTCATGCATTATGGAAGGGCCTCTCTCTTGATAGTGATGACTTACTCCGAAGAGAGGTTATCAAACAACTCATCTGTAACTTTAAGCTTGATAAAGTAGCAATAGAAACGGAATTCAATGTTCAGTTCAACCCGTACTTCAGCGAAGATCTAGAGTTGTTGCAAACCTTTATTGATGATGAGCTAGTGGAAGTCGACCACAAAGAAATACGAGTGACATTACGCGGTCGTCTACTCATTCGTAATATCTGCATGTGTTTTGATAAATATCTCCGAGCGAAGGCGCGTCAGCAGCAATTCTCGCGAGTGATTTAA
- a CDS encoding SCP2 domain-containing protein, which yields MPFEPLVTAAIESTLNTLINDDPELGRRLARLKGQVIQVHLKELNKTLTFIFSQQIDVLVNYEGQPDCYLSLNLSVLPELRDQSNITKLIKQDKVILEGDIQLAQKFSQLMTDCKPNIEEWLSRVTGDVVAHNLVQGVFNLGQFVKAKADKHQNHLAQVITEEWKLAPAPLEITHFCDQVDDVRSQAARVEAKLNQLLERA from the coding sequence ATGCCATTTGAACCTCTTGTTACTGCTGCGATTGAATCGACACTCAATACACTGATCAACGACGACCCTGAGTTGGGGCGTCGTCTTGCTCGTCTTAAAGGACAGGTGATTCAAGTTCACCTCAAAGAGCTCAATAAGACACTGACTTTTATCTTCAGCCAGCAAATTGATGTTTTGGTGAATTACGAAGGCCAGCCAGACTGCTACCTATCATTGAACCTATCGGTATTACCGGAGCTGCGTGACCAGTCCAATATCACCAAGTTGATTAAGCAAGACAAAGTGATACTGGAAGGAGATATTCAACTGGCGCAAAAATTCTCTCAACTCATGACGGATTGTAAACCGAATATTGAAGAATGGCTTTCGCGCGTCACAGGTGATGTGGTCGCGCACAATTTAGTTCAAGGCGTGTTCAACTTAGGGCAGTTTGTCAAAGCGAAAGCGGATAAGCACCAGAACCACCTTGCTCAGGTCATTACTGAAGAGTGGAAGCTGGCGCCAGCGCCGTTGGAAATTACGCATTTCTGCGATCAGGTCGACGACGTCAGAAGTCAGGCCGCTCGTGTTGAAGCTAAGTTAAATCAGCTACTGGAGCGCGCATGA
- the ubiB gene encoding ubiquinone biosynthesis regulatory protein kinase UbiB encodes MTPAELKRLYRIIKVQLEYGLDELLPNHQLTKGPLLARKALFWIKNQHADKELGERLRLALQELGPVWIKFGQMMSTRRDLFPAHIADPLALLQDQVSPFDGQLAKEQIELALGGPLENWLTDFDIKPLASASIAQVHTAKLKSTNQEVVLKVIRPDIRPVIDADLKLMYRMARIVAKALPEARRLKPVEVVREYEKTLLDELDLRREAANAIQLRRNFEGSDELYVPEVITDFSNETVMVSERIYGIQVSDIEGLKANGTNMKLLAERGVSVFFTQVFRDSFFHADMHPGNVFVNPEHPENPQWIGLDCGIVGTLNSEDKRYLAENFLAFFNRDYRRVAELHVESGWVPRETNIDEFEFAIRIVCEPIFAKPLCEISFGHVLLNLFNTARRFNMEVQPQLVLLQKTLLYVEGLGRQLYPQLDLWETAKPFLEKWMMNQVGPQAVINAVKDRAPFWAEKLPELPELLYDSLRQGKMMNQRMDQLYQGYRTTKRQQATGKFLFGIGATLVVCSAILVNSAYEQLSMVSAIGGVTFWLLSWRAYRQ; translated from the coding sequence ATGACTCCGGCTGAACTGAAACGACTCTACCGCATTATCAAAGTTCAGCTCGAATACGGTCTCGACGAACTGCTGCCTAATCACCAGTTAACTAAAGGCCCTCTGCTTGCTCGTAAGGCGCTGTTTTGGATTAAAAACCAACATGCTGACAAAGAGTTAGGTGAAAGGTTACGCCTTGCTCTGCAAGAACTTGGCCCGGTATGGATCAAGTTTGGTCAGATGATGTCGACCAGACGTGACCTTTTCCCTGCGCACATTGCCGATCCGCTGGCGTTGCTTCAAGACCAAGTCTCTCCCTTTGACGGTCAGCTAGCTAAAGAGCAGATCGAGCTGGCGTTAGGTGGCCCGTTGGAAAATTGGTTGACCGATTTTGATATCAAACCACTGGCTTCCGCATCGATCGCTCAAGTCCACACCGCCAAGCTCAAGTCGACTAACCAAGAAGTGGTATTAAAGGTCATCCGGCCAGATATTCGTCCGGTCATTGATGCAGATCTAAAACTGATGTACCGAATGGCGCGTATAGTCGCCAAAGCACTTCCTGAAGCACGTCGTTTGAAACCAGTTGAAGTGGTGCGTGAGTATGAAAAAACGCTCCTCGATGAGTTGGACTTACGACGAGAAGCGGCCAATGCGATTCAGCTGAGAAGAAACTTTGAAGGCAGTGATGAATTGTATGTTCCTGAAGTTATCACTGACTTTAGTAATGAAACTGTCATGGTTTCTGAGCGAATATACGGCATCCAAGTTTCTGACATAGAAGGCTTGAAGGCCAACGGCACTAATATGAAGCTATTGGCCGAGCGTGGTGTGAGTGTCTTTTTCACTCAGGTGTTCCGCGACAGCTTTTTCCATGCCGATATGCATCCGGGCAACGTTTTTGTTAACCCCGAGCACCCGGAAAATCCACAATGGATTGGTTTGGACTGTGGCATTGTTGGAACGCTGAATAGTGAAGATAAACGCTATCTGGCGGAAAACTTCCTCGCCTTCTTTAACCGTGATTACCGTCGTGTGGCTGAGTTACATGTAGAATCAGGTTGGGTTCCACGTGAAACGAACATTGATGAGTTTGAGTTCGCCATTCGCATTGTGTGTGAACCGATTTTTGCGAAGCCGTTGTGTGAAATCTCGTTCGGACATGTATTACTGAATCTGTTTAACACCGCGCGTCGTTTCAATATGGAAGTGCAGCCACAGTTGGTGCTGCTGCAGAAAACTTTATTGTATGTAGAAGGCTTGGGACGTCAGCTCTACCCACAGCTTGACTTATGGGAAACTGCGAAGCCATTCCTTGAAAAATGGATGATGAATCAAGTTGGGCCGCAGGCGGTGATTAATGCAGTTAAAGATCGCGCACCGTTTTGGGCAGAGAAGTTACCTGAATTGCCAGAGCTACTGTATGACAGTTTACGTCAGGGCAAGATGATGAATCAGCGTATGGATCAGCTTTATCAAGGCTACCGTACAACGAAACGTCAGCAGGCAACGGGGAAATTTTTATTTGGTATTGGGGCCACATTAGTCGTATGCTCGGCAATATTGGTCAACAGTGCATATGAGCAGCTATCCATGGTAAGCGCTATCGGTGGTGTCACATTTTGGTTGCTCAGTTGGCGAGCTTATCGTCAATAG
- the ilvY gene encoding HTH-type transcriptional activator IlvY, with amino-acid sequence MNIKSLQLFIHLCDSKSFAKTASAMHISPSALSRQVQKLEAETGQELFVRDNRSVELTPAAKKLLPVALKILGEWQNFNAQLQGHEEELKGEIRLFCSVTASYSHLPELLSEFRLQHPFIEFKLSTGDPAQAIDKILNDEVDVAISAQPETLPAKLKFETISEIPLSVIAPVGVSNFAPALQKDKPDWSSIPFIVPESGTARDRANTWFKAMRIKPNIYAQVSGHEAIVSMVALGCGVGIAPDVVINNSPVKEKIQRLKVASIKPFKLGVCCKRSQLDNPLVKALWEVAQDAYIAP; translated from the coding sequence ATGAACATTAAAAGTCTGCAATTGTTCATTCACCTGTGTGATAGCAAAAGTTTCGCCAAAACAGCATCTGCCATGCACATCAGCCCTTCTGCTCTCAGCCGTCAGGTACAAAAGTTAGAAGCAGAAACAGGCCAAGAACTGTTCGTACGGGATAACCGCAGCGTTGAGTTGACCCCAGCGGCCAAAAAACTTTTGCCTGTTGCTTTAAAGATTCTCGGAGAATGGCAAAACTTCAATGCGCAGCTACAGGGGCATGAAGAGGAGTTAAAAGGTGAAATTCGCTTGTTTTGCTCGGTGACCGCCAGCTATAGCCACCTACCTGAGCTGTTGTCAGAGTTTCGCCTTCAACATCCGTTTATCGAGTTTAAACTGTCTACAGGCGATCCGGCTCAGGCGATAGACAAAATCCTTAACGATGAAGTCGATGTCGCCATCTCTGCTCAGCCAGAAACACTGCCCGCCAAGCTCAAATTTGAAACCATTAGTGAGATTCCGCTGTCGGTGATCGCCCCGGTCGGAGTGAGCAACTTTGCACCAGCTCTACAAAAGGATAAACCTGACTGGTCGTCTATTCCTTTTATTGTGCCGGAATCGGGTACCGCACGAGACCGCGCCAACACTTGGTTTAAAGCAATGAGAATTAAGCCGAACATCTACGCGCAGGTTTCAGGTCATGAAGCCATTGTCAGCATGGTGGCGTTGGGTTGCGGTGTTGGGATCGCACCCGATGTGGTGATCAACAACAGCCCAGTCAAAGAGAAAATTCAACGGCTCAAAGTGGCCTCGATTAAACCCTTTAAGCTTGGGGTGTGCTGCAAGCGTTCACAACTGGATAATCCACTTGTCAAAGCACTATGGGAAGTCGCACAAGATGCCTATATTGCGCCCTAA
- a CDS encoding class I SAM-dependent methyltransferase, which translates to MHHCPLCHNPESLNYFGDKRREYLQCPRCELVFVNPEQRLDAKAEKAHYDLHENDPNDAGYRTFLSRVATPILERIESGSTGIDFGCGPGPTLSLMLQEQGHNMSLYDLYYHPNTEVLNRTYDFMTATEVIEHLYYPDQIWQQWLNLVKPGGWIGLMTKMVIDVEAFARWHYKNDPTHVVFFSRNTFKYLAERDQLKLEFIGNDVILLRKAQ; encoded by the coding sequence ATGCACCACTGCCCACTTTGCCATAACCCGGAATCACTGAATTACTTTGGAGACAAGCGTCGTGAGTATCTCCAATGTCCGCGATGTGAGCTGGTGTTTGTTAACCCAGAGCAAAGATTGGATGCAAAGGCTGAAAAAGCCCACTACGATCTGCATGAGAACGATCCAAATGATGCTGGCTATCGTACCTTTTTATCGCGGGTTGCAACCCCCATATTGGAACGTATTGAGTCTGGCTCGACAGGAATAGATTTTGGTTGTGGCCCTGGGCCAACACTCTCCTTGATGTTGCAAGAGCAGGGACACAACATGTCGTTGTACGACCTTTATTATCACCCCAATACTGAGGTGCTAAATCGTACTTATGACTTTATGACTGCCACTGAGGTGATCGAGCATTTGTATTATCCAGATCAAATATGGCAGCAATGGTTGAATTTAGTTAAGCCAGGTGGCTGGATTGGTCTGATGACCAAGATGGTCATTGATGTCGAAGCGTTTGCTAGATGGCACTATAAAAATGACCCAACGCATGTGGTCTTTTTTAGCCGTAACACGTTTAAGTACTTGGCAGAGCGGGATCAGCTCAAGCTTGAATTTATTGGTAATGATGTAATTTTACTGAGGAAAGCCCAGTAA
- a CDS encoding DUF2489 domain-containing protein — MNVTLLAIAGGVIVLGLASYAGYLLLQLKKQKELQEQHKKLAIEKRNANIFENVHILCMAGIQGQCDLSEISIRVYNIMDYVQGEERVDFDKEFPATAELFHIVKDMPRGDDRQQMAKKDRMKQNLERHKAESRLQDAIVEELKLLQKKVQPLNNQINIQMI, encoded by the coding sequence ATGAACGTAACCTTGTTAGCCATTGCTGGTGGAGTCATTGTTCTCGGCTTAGCGTCCTATGCAGGTTACCTTCTGCTCCAGTTGAAGAAGCAAAAGGAATTGCAGGAACAGCATAAGAAGCTGGCCATCGAAAAGCGTAACGCCAACATCTTTGAAAACGTCCATATATTGTGTATGGCCGGCATTCAGGGCCAGTGTGATTTATCGGAAATCAGTATTCGTGTCTACAACATCATGGACTACGTTCAGGGTGAAGAGCGTGTTGATTTTGATAAGGAATTTCCGGCGACAGCCGAGCTTTTCCACATTGTAAAAGATATGCCTCGTGGTGACGATCGCCAACAAATGGCGAAGAAAGATCGCATGAAGCAAAATCTGGAACGCCACAAAGCCGAGTCGCGTCTTCAGGATGCGATCGTCGAAGAGCTAAAACTGCTGCAGAAAAAAGTTCAGCCTTTAAACAACCAGATCAACATTCAGATGATCTAG
- the hemB gene encoding porphobilinogen synthase codes for MSVSIQGQFPGRRMRRIRKHDFSRRLMAENQLTASDLIYPMFILMGKDRRETVDSMPGIERLSIDLMLEEAQYLARLGVPAIALFPVVNQDAKSLCAAEAYNPEGLVQRAVRSLKEHVPEIGVITDVALDPFTTHGQDGIIDDEGYVLNDATTEVLVKQALSHAEAGADVVAPSDMMDGRIGAIREALEEAGHINTQIMAYSAKYASYYYGPFRDAVGSATNLKGGNKKNYQMDPANSDEAVHEVAMDVNEGADMVMVKPGMPYLDVVRRVKSELQVPTFAYQVSGEYAMHKAAFQNGWLKERETVMESLLCFKRAGADGILTYFAKDVAEWLAEENAQPAQFLKDAE; via the coding sequence GTGTCAGTTTCCATTCAAGGTCAGTTCCCTGGCCGTCGCATGCGTCGTATACGCAAGCATGACTTTAGTCGTCGCCTCATGGCTGAGAATCAATTAACCGCAAGCGATCTGATTTACCCAATGTTTATTTTGATGGGGAAAGACCGCCGCGAAACCGTTGACTCTATGCCTGGAATTGAGCGCCTGTCTATCGACCTGATGTTGGAAGAAGCACAATACTTAGCCAGACTCGGTGTGCCGGCGATTGCATTGTTCCCTGTGGTGAATCAGGACGCAAAAAGCTTGTGTGCGGCTGAAGCATACAACCCAGAGGGTTTGGTTCAGCGCGCGGTTCGTTCTTTGAAAGAGCATGTGCCAGAAATTGGCGTAATTACCGATGTGGCATTGGATCCGTTCACGACTCATGGTCAAGATGGCATCATCGATGATGAAGGTTACGTCCTGAATGATGCGACGACAGAAGTTCTGGTCAAACAGGCTTTGTCCCATGCGGAAGCGGGCGCTGATGTCGTTGCGCCGTCTGATATGATGGATGGCCGTATTGGTGCGATTCGTGAAGCGTTGGAAGAAGCAGGGCATATCAATACTCAGATCATGGCGTACTCTGCGAAATACGCGTCTTACTACTATGGGCCTTTCCGTGATGCAGTCGGTTCAGCGACGAACCTTAAAGGTGGTAACAAGAAAAACTACCAGATGGATCCGGCCAACAGTGATGAAGCGGTGCACGAGGTTGCGATGGATGTCAACGAAGGCGCGGATATGGTGATGGTCAAACCGGGTATGCCATATCTTGACGTGGTGCGCCGTGTTAAATCGGAACTGCAAGTCCCGACGTTCGCTTATCAAGTATCGGGTGAATACGCGATGCATAAGGCGGCATTCCAAAATGGTTGGCTTAAAGAGCGCGAGACGGTGATGGAATCACTGCTTTGCTTTAAGCGCGCAGGAGCCGACGGCATCCTGACTTATTTTGCTAAAGATGTCGCTGAGTGGTTGGCCGAAGAAAATGCTCAGCCTGCTCAGTTTCTAAAAGACGCTGAATAG
- the yihA gene encoding ribosome biogenesis GTP-binding protein YihA/YsxC, which translates to MSVKIHYQNTHFITSAPDIRHMPEDEGIEVAFAGRSNAGKSSSLNRLTNQKSLAKTSKTPGRTQLINLFKVTEGCHIVDLPGYGFAQVPLEMKKKWQKSLGEYLQKRQSLKGLVVLMDIRHPMKDLDQQLIFWAVDSGIPVQVLLTKADKLKSGARKAQVLKIKNDAVGFGGDVSVAAFSSLKGLGVDVLRNKLDEWFAPAVAQQLTDEIIEDQQSDEQE; encoded by the coding sequence GTGAGCGTAAAAATTCATTATCAAAACACCCATTTCATCACCAGCGCACCTGATATTCGTCACATGCCTGAAGATGAAGGTATCGAAGTTGCGTTCGCGGGACGCTCCAACGCGGGCAAATCGAGTTCTCTTAACCGACTTACCAACCAAAAGAGTTTAGCAAAAACCAGTAAGACACCAGGCCGAACTCAATTGATCAACCTATTTAAAGTCACTGAAGGTTGCCACATCGTCGATCTACCAGGATACGGGTTCGCCCAAGTTCCACTGGAGATGAAAAAGAAATGGCAGAAGTCATTAGGAGAGTATTTACAAAAGCGTCAATCATTAAAAGGGCTGGTGGTACTGATGGATATCCGCCATCCAATGAAAGACCTAGATCAACAACTGATTTTCTGGGCTGTAGACAGCGGCATCCCAGTGCAAGTGCTGTTGACTAAGGCCGATAAACTCAAAAGCGGAGCGCGCAAAGCTCAGGTACTGAAGATTAAAAACGACGCGGTCGGCTTTGGTGGCGACGTTAGTGTCGCAGCGTTTTCTTCTTTGAAAGGTCTTGGCGTTGACGTACTACGTAACAAACTCGATGAGTGGTTTGCCCCTGCCGTCGCACAACAGTTAACGGATGAGATTATTGAAGACCAGCAAAGCGACGAACAAGAATAA
- a CDS encoding cytochrome c4 — protein sequence MKKLALILSLLASCSVWAQGSIEAGKAKSQTCVACHGADGNSQLAMYPKLAGQHAKYIEKQLKDFKLGMTSGGQQGRVDPVMGGMAMPLSEQDMKDLAAYYTSLPISHNTTPENVVEQGKTLYTAGDAKRGLTACIACHGPRGNGTELSGFPKISGQHADYIKAQLVKFRDGSRANDMNGMMQDIAKKLTDEDIDTLSKYVGGLH from the coding sequence ATGAAGAAATTAGCGCTAATCTTGAGTCTTTTAGCCAGCTGCTCTGTATGGGCCCAAGGCAGTATCGAAGCTGGTAAAGCAAAATCCCAAACTTGTGTTGCTTGTCATGGTGCTGATGGCAACAGCCAACTCGCAATGTACCCTAAACTAGCAGGTCAGCATGCTAAGTATATTGAGAAACAGCTGAAAGACTTCAAACTGGGTATGACCAGTGGTGGTCAGCAGGGTCGTGTGGATCCAGTCATGGGCGGTATGGCGATGCCACTGTCTGAGCAGGATATGAAAGATCTTGCGGCTTACTATACCTCTCTACCAATTTCTCACAACACGACGCCTGAAAACGTGGTGGAGCAAGGCAAAACCCTATATACAGCGGGTGATGCAAAACGTGGTCTGACGGCATGTATTGCATGTCATGGCCCTCGCGGTAACGGTACTGAGCTTTCAGGTTTCCCTAAAATTTCAGGTCAGCATGCTGACTACATTAAAGCTCAGCTAGTAAAATTCCGTGATGGTTCTCGTGCTAATGATATGAATGGCATGATGCAAGATATCGCGAAGAAACTGACAGACGAAGACATCGATACTTTGTCTAAATATGTTGGCGGCCTACACTAA
- the tatC gene encoding twin-arginine translocase subunit TatC, with the protein MSSVEQTQPLISHLLELRNRLLRAIVAVLVVFIGLIYFANDIYEFVSSPLVERLPEGATMIATDVASPFFTPLKLTLIASIFVAVPYILYQVWAFVAPGLYKHERRLIMPLMFSSSLLFYCGVAFAYFVVFPLVFGFFTAISLGGVEFATDISSYLDFVLALFLAFGIAFEVPVAIILLCWTGATDPKSLSEKRPYIIVGAFIVGMMLTPPDMISQTLLAIPMCLLFEVGLFFARFYVRKSDDEEQQEEA; encoded by the coding sequence ATGTCTTCTGTTGAGCAGACACAACCTTTGATCAGCCATCTTCTAGAGCTGCGTAATCGCCTGTTACGAGCGATTGTTGCCGTTCTAGTGGTGTTTATTGGTCTGATCTATTTCGCGAATGACATCTATGAGTTTGTCTCGTCGCCTCTCGTTGAACGCTTACCTGAAGGGGCGACAATGATTGCGACCGATGTTGCATCGCCTTTCTTCACACCACTTAAACTGACTTTAATCGCGTCAATTTTTGTGGCTGTGCCGTACATTCTTTATCAGGTCTGGGCGTTTGTTGCTCCCGGTCTATACAAGCATGAACGACGACTGATTATGCCACTGATGTTCTCCAGCTCGCTGCTGTTCTATTGTGGCGTCGCTTTCGCGTACTTCGTGGTATTCCCACTGGTGTTTGGCTTTTTCACGGCGATATCACTGGGCGGTGTAGAGTTCGCTACGGATATTTCCAGTTACCTCGACTTTGTGCTGGCGTTGTTCTTAGCCTTTGGTATTGCGTTTGAAGTGCCGGTAGCGATTATATTGTTGTGCTGGACGGGGGCGACGGATCCGAAAAGCTTAAGCGAAAAGCGCCCATACATTATCGTTGGTGCGTTTATCGTCGGCATGATGCTGACGCCGCCGGATATGATTTCGCAGACGTTGCTCGCGATCCCGATGTGCTTGTTGTTTGAGGTCGGCCTGTTCTTTGCGCGCTTCTATGTGCGTAAGAGTGACGATGAAGAACAACAAGAAGAAGCCTGA
- a CDS encoding TatD family hydrolase — MIDTHAHIYASEFDNDRDQVVERALAQGIDKILLPNIDLDSIEPMLKTEAAYPQVCRSMMGLHPCYVDGNVEQTLQVIRHWFEKHNFIAVGEIGIDLYWDKTYKAEQEIAFVTQLNWAKEMQLPVVIHTRDSIEETLQLLKQEQDGSLSGVFHCFGGSIDEAKAINGLGFHLGLGGVSTFKNGGMDTVIPSLDMDYVILETDCPYLAPVPHRGKRNEPAYTSLVAQRVADLRDISVDQVDAITTSNATQLFQL, encoded by the coding sequence ATGATCGATACTCACGCCCATATCTATGCTAGCGAATTTGATAATGACCGCGATCAGGTGGTAGAGAGAGCCTTAGCTCAAGGAATAGACAAAATCCTGCTGCCCAATATCGATCTAGATTCTATTGAGCCTATGCTAAAAACCGAGGCGGCCTATCCTCAGGTGTGTCGCTCTATGATGGGGCTTCACCCATGTTATGTCGATGGCAATGTTGAACAGACACTGCAAGTCATTCGCCATTGGTTTGAGAAACACAACTTCATTGCTGTAGGGGAAATCGGCATCGATCTCTACTGGGATAAGACTTATAAAGCCGAACAGGAAATAGCATTTGTCACCCAGCTCAACTGGGCTAAAGAGATGCAATTACCTGTCGTCATTCATACCCGCGATTCCATTGAAGAAACGCTCCAACTGCTTAAGCAAGAACAGGATGGATCGTTGTCTGGCGTATTCCACTGTTTTGGTGGCAGCATTGACGAAGCAAAAGCGATCAATGGATTAGGCTTTCACCTCGGCTTGGGTGGGGTATCGACGTTTAAAAATGGCGGGATGGATACAGTCATTCCGTCGCTGGATATGGACTATGTGATCCTTGAAACGGACTGCCCTTACCTAGCTCCAGTGCCACACCGTGGCAAACGCAATGAACCTGCATACACATCCTTGGTTGCCCAGCGAGTCGCTGATTTACGTGACATCAGTGTCGACCAAGTCGATGCCATCACCACATCCAACGCTACTCAACTATTCCAGCTGTAG